In the genome of Nitrospirota bacterium, one region contains:
- a CDS encoding formyltetrahydrofolate deformylase → RDTVEDLVRKGRDLEELVLARAVRLHVERRVLVYGKKTVVFD, encoded by the coding sequence CGTGACACCGTCGAGGATCTGGTCCGGAAGGGACGCGATCTGGAAGAGCTGGTCCTCGCGCGCGCCGTGCGTCTGCACGTCGAACGGCGCGTGCTGGTCTACGGCAAGAAAACGGTCGTCTTCGATTAA
- a CDS encoding Spy/CpxP family protein refolding chaperone, producing MKKPPAIGLMALLLALGLGGQPAWADEGHGYGKGDGHETHRLMGHHGGAGHYLRHLLRHQKEIGLTDEQVAKLQALRLDLDRTRIRAEAEIQVAERELASLVKDEKTELATIEAKLKQREELAVGLRMAAIKARRDAAALLTPEQREKEKAEHEKMLRHHRES from the coding sequence ATGAAGAAGCCACCGGCAATCGGATTGATGGCCCTGCTGCTCGCCCTGGGACTCGGCGGACAGCCGGCTTGGGCCGATGAGGGACATGGGTACGGAAAGGGGGACGGGCACGAGACCCATCGCCTGATGGGGCATCACGGGGGCGCCGGCCACTACCTGCGACACCTCCTGAGGCACCAGAAGGAGATCGGCCTGACGGACGAGCAGGTCGCCAAGCTCCAAGCCCTCCGGCTGGACCTGGACCGCACCCGCATCAGGGCGGAGGCGGAGATCCAGGTCGCGGAGCGGGAGCTGGCCTCGCTCGTGAAGGACGAGAAGACGGAGCTCGCGACGATCGAAGCGAAGCTGAAGCAACGGGAAGAACTGGCCGTGGGGCTCCGCATGGCGGCGATCAAGGCGAGGCGGGACGCCGCGGCGCTCCTGACCCCTGAGCAACGGGAGAAGGAAAAGGCGGAGCATGAGAAGATGCTGCGCCACCATCGCGAGAGCTGA
- a CDS encoding DegQ family serine endoprotease — MNSSVSRKLGVIAGLALLVAASFWAGESVISHASGIAATPAATTATPPSKLGPGFAEIAQSVTPAVVNITAAMPMPGRDQRDLRDRMEEFFGFPWGPEGPRFRGPQGPMEPRPGGMGSGVIVSPDGYILTNNHVVEGAGELTVTLPDKREFRAKVVGTDPKTDLAVIKVEAKDLPIVAWGDSSKLRVGEYVLAVGNPFGLNSTVTLGIVSALGRGRMGITQYEDFIQTDAAINPGNSGGALVNGSGELVGINTAIISQTGGYQGVGFAVPVSMAKPIYESLVATGKVVRGYLGVGIQDLTQELAKSFHLKEPKGALVGDVAEDSPAERAGLEQGDVIVAYQGTPVEDARALQQRVTRTPVGTKAPVTVVRNGHKVELTVTVGEQPGPVKVAKAESGTDHALAGLDVQSLDQRSARELGLNAKTQGVVVVNVAPGSLADRAGVLPGDVIREINRQPVKSVKDFERIAGGLKKDQRVLLLVNRRGASLFISVSV; from the coding sequence ATGAACTCGTCGGTTTCCCGCAAGCTGGGGGTCATCGCCGGCCTGGCCCTGCTTGTGGCTGCATCGTTTTGGGCCGGTGAATCGGTCATATCCCACGCGTCGGGAATCGCGGCGACGCCCGCGGCCACGACCGCCACGCCGCCGTCCAAACTGGGACCGGGGTTCGCCGAGATCGCCCAGTCGGTCACGCCCGCCGTCGTGAACATCACGGCGGCCATGCCCATGCCGGGGCGCGACCAGCGCGATCTCCGGGACCGGATGGAAGAGTTCTTCGGCTTCCCCTGGGGACCCGAGGGGCCGCGCTTCCGCGGACCGCAAGGGCCGATGGAGCCCCGTCCGGGCGGAATGGGCTCCGGCGTGATCGTCTCGCCGGACGGCTACATCCTGACCAACAACCACGTCGTGGAGGGGGCCGGCGAGCTGACCGTCACGCTGCCGGACAAGCGGGAGTTCCGGGCCAAGGTCGTGGGCACCGATCCCAAGACCGACCTGGCCGTGATCAAGGTGGAGGCGAAGGACCTGCCGATCGTCGCCTGGGGCGATTCCTCCAAGCTCCGGGTCGGGGAATATGTGCTGGCCGTGGGGAATCCCTTCGGGCTCAACTCCACGGTCACGCTGGGCATCGTGAGCGCCTTGGGCCGGGGCCGGATGGGGATCACGCAGTACGAGGACTTCATCCAGACCGACGCGGCGATCAATCCGGGGAACTCCGGCGGAGCCCTGGTCAACGGCTCGGGCGAGCTGGTCGGGATCAACACGGCCATCATCTCCCAGACGGGCGGCTACCAGGGCGTGGGCTTTGCCGTGCCGGTGAGCATGGCCAAGCCGATCTACGAGAGCCTGGTCGCCACCGGCAAGGTCGTGCGCGGTTACCTGGGTGTCGGCATCCAGGACCTGACCCAGGAGCTGGCCAAATCCTTCCACCTGAAAGAGCCGAAGGGCGCGCTGGTGGGCGACGTGGCCGAGGACAGCCCGGCGGAGCGGGCCGGCCTCGAGCAGGGGGACGTGATCGTCGCCTACCAGGGGACGCCGGTCGAGGACGCGAGGGCGCTCCAGCAGCGAGTGACCAGGACGCCGGTCGGGACCAAGGCGCCGGTCACGGTCGTCCGCAACGGCCACAAGGTCGAATTGACCGTCACGGTCGGCGAGCAGCCAGGTCCGGTGAAGGTCGCCAAAGCTGAGTCCGGCACCGACCATGCGCTGGCCGGCTTGGATGTGCAGAGCCTGGACCAGCGGTCGGCGCGCGAGCTGGGTCTCAACGCCAAGACCCAGGGCGTCGTCGTGGTCAACGTGGCGCCGGGCAGCCTGGCCGACCGGGCCGGAGTCCTGCCGGGGGACGTGATCCGGGAGATCAACCGGCAGCCGGTCAAGTCGGTGAAGGACTTCGAGCGGATCGCCGGAGGCCTCAAGAAGGACCAGCGCGTGCTCCTGTTGGTCAACCGCAGGGGCGCGTCCCTGTTCATCTCGGTCTCAGTGTGA
- a CDS encoding heavy metal sensor histidine kinase has product MRGRLTLWYGSALLLTLLAFAVLLYMVMARGLREQLDHALEKAATAAVQAVEQRGIGPSLPFEDLSEDFPELAVVDKFFQIFSPAGKITIQSRNAKRLDVPLSRTALEAAFVGQSTFESARFKGESPVRLLSVPIRRGGTLVNIVQVGTSMHPIEHTLRRLLAVFLLATPVALLVALAGGWFLAGRALRPVEAVTEAARRIAAGDLSQRLAVPSARDEIGRLAATFNEMIARLDASFQQIRRFSADASHELRTPLTVLKGEAELALRRPRSAEDYRLVLESALEEIDRMARIVDELLFLSRADLGEVKLACKPVRLEALLEDVQRQAAVLGQDKQVQVTIPRAESCTVSGDELRLHELILNLVDNAVKYSQVGGTVELMLARDRDRARLTVADSGIGIAPEEQARIFDRFYRTETARAHDKRGTGLGLSICKWIAEAHRGLIEVESQVGKGSRFTLTLPLAG; this is encoded by the coding sequence TTGCGCGGCCGCCTTACGCTCTGGTACGGGTCGGCTCTCCTGCTGACCCTGCTGGCCTTCGCCGTGCTTCTGTACATGGTGATGGCCCGCGGCCTGCGGGAGCAGCTCGACCATGCCCTCGAAAAGGCGGCGACGGCGGCCGTGCAGGCCGTGGAGCAGCGGGGCATCGGTCCCTCGCTCCCCTTCGAAGACCTGAGCGAGGACTTTCCCGAGCTGGCGGTGGTGGACAAGTTTTTCCAGATCTTCAGCCCCGCCGGCAAGATCACGATCCAGTCGCGCAACGCCAAGCGGCTGGACGTTCCCCTGAGCCGGACCGCCCTGGAAGCGGCCTTCGTGGGCCAGTCCACGTTCGAGTCCGCGCGCTTCAAGGGGGAGTCCCCCGTCCGCCTCCTCTCCGTGCCGATCCGGCGCGGCGGGACCCTGGTCAACATCGTGCAGGTGGGCACCTCGATGCACCCGATCGAGCACACCCTGCGACGCCTGCTGGCCGTCTTCCTGCTCGCGACGCCGGTCGCGCTGCTGGTCGCGCTGGCCGGCGGCTGGTTCCTGGCGGGACGGGCCCTGCGGCCCGTGGAGGCGGTGACGGAAGCGGCCCGGCGGATCGCGGCGGGAGACTTGAGCCAGCGGCTCGCCGTTCCGTCCGCCCGGGACGAGATCGGGCGGCTCGCCGCGACCTTCAACGAGATGATCGCCCGGCTGGACGCCTCGTTCCAGCAGATCCGCCGGTTCAGCGCCGACGCCTCCCACGAGCTGCGGACGCCGCTCACGGTGCTGAAGGGCGAAGCCGAGCTGGCCCTGCGGCGGCCCCGCTCGGCGGAGGACTACCGGCTCGTGCTGGAGAGCGCGCTCGAGGAAATCGACCGGATGGCCCGGATCGTGGACGAGTTGCTGTTCCTCTCCCGCGCGGACCTGGGCGAGGTGAAGCTGGCATGCAAGCCGGTCCGGCTCGAGGCGCTGCTGGAGGACGTGCAGCGGCAGGCGGCGGTCCTGGGCCAGGACAAACAGGTCCAGGTGACCATCCCCCGGGCGGAGTCCTGTACGGTTTCGGGGGACGAGCTGCGGTTGCACGAGCTGATCCTCAACCTCGTGGACAACGCGGTGAAATACTCCCAGGTCGGCGGGACGGTCGAGCTGATGCTCGCGAGGGACCGGGACAGGGCCCGGCTCACCGTCGCCGACTCCGGCATCGGCATCGCGCCGGAGGAGCAGGCCCGCATCTTCGACCGGTTCTACCGGACCGAGACGGCCCGCGCCCACGACAAGCGGGGCACGGGGCTGGGCCTTTCCATCTGCAAGTGGATCGCGGAGGCCCATCGGGGCCTGATCGAGGTCGAGAGCCAGGTCGGCAAAGGCTCCCGCTTCACGCTCACCCTGCCGCTCGCCGGCTGA